The proteins below come from a single Acidimicrobiia bacterium genomic window:
- a CDS encoding 1-deoxy-D-xylulose-5-phosphate synthase N-terminal domain-containing protein: protein MPHPDRSSTTPDLDVLRAIEQRILWLAVRMVDHANRSDSGGIKTGGHQASSASMVSIMTALWFGHIGGEDKVAVKPHASPVYHAIKYLTGELDRAYLTRLRRMGGLQAYPSRTKDPDVADFSTGSVGLGAVAPLFSAATRRYLNHHFEQRPAARFIATVGDAELDEGNVWEAIAEPALQGLGNVMMIIDLNRQSLDRIVPGIRAGRLQRFFADAGWHVVEAKYGNLLHEAFARPGGEILRRHIDEMSNEEYQSLFAYRGAELRQRFLANAPADLRTFLDDVGDVDLAPLIGDLGGHDLDLLIRAYRECDAEKERPSVVFAYTVKGWGLPIAGHPLNHSALLTAEQVGDLRAGAGLSEDTEWDRLDPDSPAGRLCDAVGREINNMPPPSRPEINIGRETAQHPSTRPTSTQEQFGRILTALGSDPAVAERLVTASPDVATSTNLGGWINKMGVYSPVERTDYFDDERLLRWQPGPKGRHIELGISEMNLFLLLGQLGLAHEHHGQMLVPIGTVYDPFVLRGLDALVYSLYNGSRFVVAGTPSGITLAPEGGAHQSSVTPSIGMELPGITACEASYGRALDWLLSDGIRRLSEPDGASLYLRLSTRPIDQAPFEAAVGRLGVEAVRQDVLAGGYRLREPARESPSGIIIAATGPLMPEVLAAADGLEEEGIATTVLDITSQDRLFGEWREALARSARNQAVRSALHLEKIINAAERHLPILTVQDASSHTLAWLGSVFGQRVVPLGVDRFGESGTIGELYESFGLLADQIVNSGVAAVNLPG, encoded by the coding sequence ATGCCCCACCCGGACCGTTCATCGACCACGCCGGACCTCGACGTTCTGCGCGCAATCGAACAGCGGATCCTTTGGCTGGCGGTGCGGATGGTCGATCATGCGAACCGCTCAGACTCAGGCGGAATCAAGACCGGCGGCCACCAGGCGTCGTCGGCGTCGATGGTTTCGATCATGACCGCTCTCTGGTTTGGTCACATAGGCGGCGAGGACAAGGTGGCGGTCAAGCCACACGCTTCTCCCGTCTACCACGCCATCAAATACCTGACCGGTGAACTCGACCGCGCCTACCTCACACGCCTCCGCCGCATGGGCGGCCTCCAGGCGTACCCGTCCCGCACCAAGGACCCCGATGTGGCCGACTTCTCCACCGGGTCGGTCGGACTCGGGGCAGTAGCCCCTCTCTTCTCGGCGGCCACCCGCCGCTATCTGAACCATCACTTCGAACAACGGCCGGCTGCCCGCTTCATCGCCACGGTCGGGGATGCGGAACTCGACGAAGGCAACGTGTGGGAGGCAATCGCCGAACCGGCCCTCCAAGGTCTCGGCAACGTGATGATGATCATCGACCTGAACCGTCAAAGCCTCGACAGAATCGTGCCGGGAATCCGGGCGGGCAGGCTCCAGCGCTTCTTCGCGGATGCCGGGTGGCATGTCGTCGAAGCCAAGTACGGGAACCTCCTTCACGAAGCATTCGCCAGGCCCGGTGGTGAGATACTCCGACGACACATCGACGAGATGTCCAACGAGGAGTACCAGAGCCTGTTCGCATACCGGGGTGCCGAACTGCGGCAACGCTTCCTGGCCAACGCACCCGCAGATCTGCGCACGTTCCTCGATGACGTCGGCGACGTTGACCTCGCCCCGTTGATCGGCGACCTCGGCGGCCATGACCTCGATCTGCTGATCCGCGCCTACCGCGAGTGCGATGCCGAGAAGGAACGCCCGAGCGTCGTGTTTGCCTACACCGTGAAGGGATGGGGGCTGCCGATCGCCGGCCACCCGCTGAACCACTCTGCATTGCTCACAGCCGAGCAGGTGGGCGATCTCCGCGCGGGAGCCGGTCTGAGCGAGGACACGGAGTGGGACCGGCTCGATCCCGATTCGCCTGCAGGTCGCCTGTGCGACGCGGTCGGGCGCGAAATCAACAACATGCCCCCGCCATCCAGGCCGGAGATCAACATCGGCCGCGAAACCGCGCAGCACCCCTCCACACGCCCGACGTCCACCCAGGAACAGTTCGGGCGCATCCTCACGGCTCTGGGCAGCGACCCGGCCGTCGCGGAGCGCCTCGTCACCGCTTCCCCCGATGTTGCCACCTCGACCAACCTGGGAGGGTGGATCAACAAGATGGGCGTCTACTCGCCCGTCGAGCGAACGGACTACTTCGACGATGAACGCCTGTTGCGCTGGCAACCCGGGCCGAAGGGAAGGCACATCGAACTGGGGATCTCCGAGATGAACCTCTTCCTGCTTCTGGGGCAACTCGGACTGGCTCACGAACACCACGGCCAGATGCTCGTTCCGATCGGGACGGTCTACGACCCGTTTGTGTTGCGAGGCCTCGACGCCCTCGTCTACTCGCTCTACAACGGCAGCCGGTTCGTTGTCGCCGGGACCCCTTCGGGAATCACGCTGGCACCGGAAGGAGGAGCACACCAGTCGAGCGTTACACCTTCGATAGGGATGGAACTGCCCGGTATCACCGCCTGCGAAGCCTCCTACGGGCGGGCGCTCGACTGGCTTCTCTCGGACGGAATTCGCCGCCTCTCCGAACCCGACGGAGCGAGCCTCTACCTGCGGTTGTCCACCCGGCCCATCGACCAGGCCCCGTTCGAGGCCGCCGTCGGCCGGCTGGGTGTTGAAGCCGTTCGGCAGGACGTGCTGGCAGGCGGATACCGGCTCCGCGAGCCTGCCCGGGAGTCGCCGTCCGGGATCATCATCGCCGCCACCGGACCTCTGATGCCCGAGGTCCTGGCCGCGGCTGACGGTCTCGAAGAGGAAGGCATCGCCACAACCGTCCTCGACATCACGAGCCAGGACCGGCTGTTCGGGGAGTGGAGAGAGGCCCTGGCCCGATCGGCCCGGAACCAGGCCGTCCGGAGCGCACTTCACCTCGAGAAGATCATCAACGCCGCCGAGCGGCACCTGCCGATCCTGACCGTCCAGGACGCATCGAGCCACACCCTTGCCTGGCTTGGCTCGGTGTTCGGCCAGCGCGTCGTCCCGCTGGGCGTCGACCGATTCGGCGAATCGGGAACGATAGGTGAGCTGTATGAGTCCTTCGGCTTGCTTGCCGACCAGATAGTCAACAGCGGTGTGGCCGCGGTCAACCTGCCCGGCTGA
- a CDS encoding HAMP domain-containing sensor histidine kinase — translation MSKRRDSIARWGVLGFLFGSLFPLIGWVVATRAGRVGLSEAYAEQPVLWIVNLAPFVLAVAAMWIGLEHAKLVGALRATDQKVHERTAELEVSNRRLEEHARAKDQFLAVVSHELRTPLTVVSGFAQELVDNDVNLSKAEEHELLEVIADQSRELSFIIEDLLLTARADIGAVAIVKDVHDLAEEVSTVFAGCVCTQAERDSFELDLEPAVAEVDATRVRQIVRNLLTNAVRYGGPQRRIVTRSSDGVVTICVCDNGDGIPEHDRDRVFEPYQSSAQVLAVSDSVGLGLTVARKLARMMDGELTYVYEDGMSTFRLSFPAVSGSDGVSTGQVAEAMDGNDDSSIHARNRAVARTSSSL, via the coding sequence GTGAGTAAACGGAGAGACTCCATTGCCCGATGGGGAGTCTTAGGATTTCTCTTCGGCTCCCTGTTCCCGTTGATCGGGTGGGTTGTCGCCACTCGCGCCGGCCGGGTGGGCCTCTCAGAGGCATACGCAGAGCAGCCCGTGCTGTGGATAGTCAATCTTGCCCCGTTCGTTCTTGCCGTAGCCGCCATGTGGATCGGACTCGAGCACGCCAAGCTGGTCGGCGCTCTGCGGGCAACCGATCAGAAGGTGCACGAGCGCACGGCCGAGTTGGAGGTGAGCAACCGTCGACTCGAGGAGCACGCCCGAGCCAAGGATCAGTTTCTGGCGGTCGTCAGCCACGAGCTTCGCACGCCGCTCACCGTCGTCAGCGGTTTCGCTCAGGAGCTCGTCGATAATGATGTGAATCTCTCCAAAGCCGAAGAGCACGAGCTCCTCGAGGTGATAGCCGACCAGAGCAGGGAGCTCAGCTTCATCATCGAAGACCTGCTCCTCACAGCCCGCGCCGACATCGGAGCGGTGGCCATTGTGAAGGACGTGCACGACCTCGCCGAAGAGGTGAGTACGGTATTTGCCGGTTGTGTTTGCACTCAGGCCGAGCGGGACTCCTTCGAGCTGGATCTCGAGCCCGCCGTTGCCGAGGTCGACGCGACTCGAGTTCGACAGATCGTTCGCAACCTCCTGACCAACGCCGTCCGGTACGGGGGCCCGCAGCGTCGGATCGTGACCCGGTCGAGCGACGGCGTGGTGACTATCTGCGTATGCGACAACGGGGACGGCATACCGGAGCATGATCGAGATCGAGTATTCGAGCCGTACCAGAGTTCCGCCCAGGTGCTCGCCGTGTCTGATTCGGTAGGGCTGGGTCTGACGGTGGCCCGCAAGCTCGCCAGGATGATGGATGGGGAACTCACCTATGTCTACGAGGACGGAATGAGCACGTTCCGGTTGTCGTTCCCGGCGGTCTCCGGATCCGATGGGGTGTCGACCGGTCAGGTCGCCGAGGCAATGGACGGGAATGATGATTCGTCCATCCACGCTCGCAACCGGGCGGTTGCCAGAACGTCGTCCTCGTTGTAG
- a CDS encoding TM0106 family RecB-like putative nuclease, whose amino-acid sequence MPTRYDTTSVPLQGGYIAKQCPVVAHLANDPTLEVVALDRPDDAQLRIDRGIEFEAEIIAELVALHPEGIVVDRSAPPVDREAATRAAMEAQAGLIIGGRLSPDIHGKRVGEPDLLVSMSEPDGRTSYLPVDVKHHLTIEEGSGAAMVEVSPLAAPRPDHAAPEAGSLRSREDDALQLAHYHRMLEAAGFAHTNPTGGIIGKEHRVVWYDLTEPMWKSGGRTRTTLERYDFEFDFRLDIIAVARQRGDDPSLEPLVVPVRIADCDSCDWWEVCRPVLESKDDVSLLPRIGWPQWRDLHLGAITTTGQLASLDWETADLIARGVDLRTYVNRAPDFPPSAPVADVIGKRRTKQIADLELAGFSTAGDALRLDGSTIDVAYARGDAPLKSLAAHIDTARARLGPAPAYRRRGIEDVLVPRADVEIDIDMENTIDEDAYLWGALVTDPSGRTYHPFVTWEPMDAGGGARREVFDGFWNWLSGQIETNSAAGRTVAVYCYSSQAEERHMRRGLTEDDAGQVESVEALIRSERWIDMRKVFERQLITGSGSGLKVVAGLAGFRWRDDDPGGGRSMVWYEQAVAGDEAARMRLLAYNEDDVLATARLRAWMDESSFPSIASAT is encoded by the coding sequence ATGCCGACTCGATACGACACAACCTCGGTTCCCCTCCAGGGCGGATACATCGCAAAGCAATGCCCGGTTGTCGCGCATCTTGCCAACGACCCGACCCTCGAGGTGGTGGCGCTCGATCGGCCGGACGACGCTCAGTTGCGCATCGACCGCGGTATCGAGTTCGAGGCCGAGATAATCGCAGAGCTCGTCGCTCTGCATCCTGAGGGGATCGTCGTCGACCGCAGTGCCCCTCCAGTCGATCGTGAGGCTGCCACCCGGGCGGCGATGGAGGCACAGGCCGGACTGATCATCGGCGGTCGCCTCTCACCCGACATCCACGGCAAACGCGTCGGCGAACCCGACCTGCTCGTTTCAATGAGCGAGCCGGACGGAAGGACGTCCTACCTGCCGGTCGACGTCAAGCACCACCTGACGATCGAGGAAGGCTCCGGCGCAGCGATGGTCGAGGTGAGTCCCCTTGCGGCTCCCCGACCCGATCACGCAGCACCCGAAGCGGGATCGTTGCGCTCCCGGGAGGATGACGCACTGCAACTGGCTCATTACCACCGCATGCTCGAAGCGGCGGGATTCGCCCACACGAATCCGACCGGCGGGATCATCGGCAAGGAACACCGGGTCGTCTGGTACGACTTGACCGAGCCGATGTGGAAGTCGGGCGGGCGGACCCGAACGACACTCGAGCGCTACGACTTCGAGTTCGACTTCCGTCTCGACATCATCGCCGTAGCCCGGCAGCGGGGAGACGATCCATCGCTGGAGCCGCTCGTCGTCCCGGTCAGAATCGCCGACTGCGACTCATGCGACTGGTGGGAAGTGTGCCGGCCGGTTCTCGAGAGCAAGGACGACGTGAGTCTGCTGCCTCGAATCGGCTGGCCGCAATGGCGCGACCTCCACCTCGGCGCCATCACCACCACCGGGCAACTCGCCTCGCTCGACTGGGAAACCGCCGATCTCATCGCTCGAGGAGTCGATCTGCGCACATATGTGAATCGAGCGCCGGATTTCCCGCCCTCGGCACCGGTCGCCGACGTAATCGGCAAAAGGCGCACCAAGCAGATCGCCGATCTCGAGCTCGCCGGGTTCTCGACCGCCGGCGACGCGCTCCGGCTCGACGGTTCCACCATCGACGTGGCCTACGCACGCGGGGATGCCCCACTGAAATCGCTGGCCGCTCACATCGACACCGCCCGTGCCCGCCTCGGCCCGGCCCCCGCCTATCGGCGCCGCGGAATCGAGGATGTGCTGGTTCCCCGCGCCGACGTCGAGATCGACATCGACATGGAGAACACGATCGATGAGGACGCCTACCTCTGGGGTGCTCTGGTCACGGACCCGTCCGGCCGCACCTACCACCCGTTTGTCACCTGGGAGCCGATGGATGCCGGAGGTGGCGCCCGCCGCGAAGTATTCGATGGGTTCTGGAACTGGCTCAGCGGGCAGATCGAAACGAACTCGGCTGCCGGACGAACGGTGGCCGTCTATTGCTACTCCAGCCAGGCCGAGGAGCGGCACATGCGACGGGGACTCACCGAGGATGATGCAGGGCAAGTCGAGTCGGTCGAAGCCCTGATCCGCTCGGAACGCTGGATCGACATGAGGAAAGTATTCGAACGGCAGCTGATCACCGGCTCGGGATCCGGCCTCAAGGTTGTGGCAGGGCTGGCCGGGTTCCGGTGGCGGGACGACGACCCTGGAGGTGGTCGGTCGATGGTCTGGTACGAGCAAGCGGTCGCGGGAGACGAGGCGGCGCGGATGAGGCTGCTCGCCTACAACGAGGACGACGTTCTGGCAACCGCCCGGTTGCGAGCGTGGATGGACGAATCATCATTCCCGTCCATTGCCTCGGCGACCTGA
- a CDS encoding PAS domain-containing protein: MATQHPIELILARRLAESMSHPVWISDALGNLVFYNEPAEGILGVRFGEAGEMPASALAERFVTEDLDGTEMPANDLPLVIALRDWIPAHRPMRIRSFDGVWRVIGVTAIPLVGVGDRRVGALATFWELDG; encoded by the coding sequence ATGGCGACCCAACATCCGATTGAGCTGATACTGGCCAGACGGCTCGCCGAATCTATGTCCCATCCCGTGTGGATCTCCGATGCGCTCGGCAACCTCGTGTTCTACAACGAACCGGCTGAAGGGATCCTCGGGGTGCGGTTCGGCGAGGCGGGGGAGATGCCAGCTTCTGCGCTCGCCGAGCGCTTCGTGACCGAGGATCTGGACGGAACCGAGATGCCGGCGAATGATCTTCCCCTCGTGATCGCCCTCAGGGATTGGATTCCCGCTCATCGACCGATGCGGATCCGGTCCTTCGACGGGGTATGGCGGGTCATCGGAGTGACTGCCATCCCGCTGGTCGGAGTAGGCGACCGCAGGGTCGGGGCTCTGGCCACCTTCTGGGAGCTCGACGGTTGA
- a CDS encoding MBL fold metallo-hydrolase, producing the protein MKATLLGTRGSVGRAGPATVRYGGDTSAVEVCADDGTVLLLDAGSGVVHASPAAGSAPVHVLLTHLHMDHIQGLGFLSSLFNPDIEVHIWGPESSHRPLAARLGRYLSPPLFPVHLRDLPNLVLHEIGSEDFSIGPFSVTSDLIIHSGRALGYRVSADGRSLAYLPDHEPALGGENLVSEPLWTSGFGLAEGVDVLIHDTQYTDEEYRTRVGWGHSTLSHTADFAAMAGVGKLVMFHHSPDHTDELIDHLMDEIKRDRDLPFDLVPGLAGATIEA; encoded by the coding sequence TTGAAAGCCACTCTCCTCGGCACCAGAGGATCGGTGGGCCGGGCGGGACCTGCCACCGTTCGCTACGGCGGCGACACGTCGGCGGTCGAGGTTTGCGCAGATGACGGCACCGTGCTCTTGCTGGACGCCGGGTCGGGTGTGGTCCACGCATCGCCGGCGGCCGGTTCGGCACCGGTTCATGTGCTGCTCACCCACCTGCACATGGACCACATCCAGGGACTCGGGTTCCTCAGCTCGCTCTTCAATCCAGATATCGAGGTCCACATCTGGGGGCCGGAGTCATCCCATCGACCGTTGGCGGCCCGCCTCGGCAGATACCTCTCCCCGCCGCTGTTTCCGGTTCATCTGCGTGATCTTCCCAACCTCGTTCTTCACGAGATCGGTTCCGAGGATTTCTCGATCGGACCGTTTTCAGTCACATCCGACTTGATCATCCACTCGGGGCGCGCGCTCGGCTATCGGGTGTCGGCCGACGGGCGCAGTCTCGCCTATCTGCCGGATCATGAGCCGGCGCTCGGCGGTGAGAACCTGGTTTCGGAACCCCTGTGGACGTCGGGATTCGGACTGGCCGAGGGCGTCGACGTGCTCATTCACGACACCCAGTACACCGACGAGGAGTACCGGACCAGGGTCGGATGGGGTCACAGCACGCTCTCCCACACAGCGGATTTCGCAGCGATGGCAGGCGTCGGAAAGCTGGTGATGTTCCATCATTCACCGGACCACACGGATGAGCTGATCGATCACCTGATGGATGAGATAAAGCGAGATCGAGACCTGCCCTTCGACCTGGTGCCCGGTCTGGCAGGCGCCACGATCGAAGCCTAG
- a CDS encoding MarR family transcriptional regulator, which yields MGYDQQPLWRQVAAQTLHASFLLKAKIEEVLQQETGLLLADHEALLNLEHARQPPRMSDIAQSLTLSAGGTTKVIDRLEALGYVARSPDPADRRATVVEITPEGREAHARTRRVVDAELEAAWAKHMTESEAKVIVEVMRRVLDEHLHD from the coding sequence ATGGGATACGACCAGCAGCCTCTCTGGCGTCAGGTAGCGGCACAAACGCTGCACGCCTCCTTTCTGCTCAAAGCGAAGATCGAAGAAGTGCTCCAGCAGGAGACGGGTCTGTTGCTCGCAGATCACGAGGCGCTGCTCAACCTCGAGCATGCCCGGCAGCCGCCCCGCATGTCCGACATCGCCCAGAGCCTGACACTCTCCGCCGGCGGCACCACCAAGGTCATCGATCGGCTCGAGGCGCTCGGCTACGTGGCCAGAAGCCCCGATCCCGCCGACAGGCGGGCAACCGTTGTGGAGATCACGCCGGAAGGCCGGGAGGCACATGCACGGACCCGAAGAGTCGTAGACGCCGAGCTGGAAGCCGCCTGGGCGAAGCACATGACGGAATCAGAAGCGAAGGTCATCGTCGAGGTGATGAGGCGAGTGCTCGACGAGCACCTCCACGACTGA
- a CDS encoding MFS transporter yields the protein MRELLRIPGFRTFGIVWLGQLISNLGSAMTGFGLAIWVYRETGSALQLALIVAAATVPMLLVTPFAGALIDRWDRRSAMILADAGASLGTLAIMLLLVTGNLETWHLYGCLSVSGIFRAFQFPAYSAATTLLIPKEHYARGSGLVQLAGSIGGIAAPVMAAAAIVWQGIVLIFIIDFATFLCAIGTLLAVRFPAAEKSERRGRGIRGLALEAREGLDFVLERRGLFILVLSFVTVNFAFAFQGVLIIPLLLNLTNEQTAGLIVSIGSGGVVLGSLALSAWGGPGNRIAGVYYPILAMGVGLVLMGIRPVVGFVMAGILLINATHPIAGGSSQSIWQSKVPPELQGRVFAIRQVSAIAASPAAFLLAGVLADHFFEPLMLDASGLLGVVFGSGPGRGIGLMFALAGLLAIATVAVALNHPRIKNLETEIPDLEPVRISN from the coding sequence GTGAGAGAACTCCTTCGGATACCCGGATTCAGAACCTTCGGGATTGTGTGGCTCGGTCAGCTCATTTCGAACCTCGGGTCGGCGATGACCGGCTTCGGCCTGGCGATCTGGGTCTATAGAGAAACCGGCTCGGCGCTGCAGCTGGCTCTCATCGTCGCGGCCGCCACGGTGCCGATGCTGCTGGTGACTCCATTCGCGGGGGCGTTGATCGATCGGTGGGATCGCCGTTCGGCGATGATTCTCGCCGACGCCGGGGCTTCTCTCGGGACCCTGGCCATCATGCTCCTCCTCGTTACCGGCAATCTGGAGACGTGGCATCTCTATGGATGCCTGTCGGTCAGCGGCATCTTCAGGGCATTCCAGTTCCCCGCCTATTCGGCAGCTACCACCCTGCTCATACCCAAGGAGCACTACGCGCGCGGTTCGGGTCTGGTCCAGTTGGCAGGAAGCATCGGCGGCATCGCCGCGCCGGTAATGGCGGCGGCGGCCATCGTCTGGCAGGGCATCGTGCTCATCTTCATCATTGACTTCGCAACCTTTCTCTGCGCGATCGGAACCCTTCTCGCAGTGCGGTTCCCGGCAGCCGAGAAGAGTGAGCGGCGCGGACGCGGCATCCGCGGACTCGCTCTGGAGGCCAGGGAAGGCCTCGACTTCGTTCTCGAACGCCGTGGCCTCTTCATCCTCGTCTTGTCTTTCGTCACGGTGAACTTCGCGTTCGCGTTCCAGGGTGTCCTGATCATCCCGCTGCTGCTGAACCTGACGAACGAGCAGACCGCCGGCTTGATCGTCTCAATCGGGTCGGGTGGGGTCGTGCTCGGCAGCCTGGCGCTGAGCGCCTGGGGCGGCCCCGGGAACAGGATCGCCGGCGTCTACTACCCGATTCTGGCAATGGGGGTCGGCCTCGTCCTGATGGGAATCCGACCCGTCGTAGGTTTCGTCATGGCAGGCATCCTCCTGATAAACGCAACCCATCCGATCGCCGGAGGGAGCAGTCAGTCGATCTGGCAGTCCAAAGTCCCGCCCGAACTCCAGGGCCGGGTGTTCGCAATCCGCCAGGTCTCGGCAATCGCGGCTTCTCCCGCCGCCTTTCTGCTGGCCGGGGTGCTCGCCGACCATTTCTTCGAGCCCTTGATGCTCGACGCTTCCGGCTTGCTGGGGGTCGTATTCGGCTCCGGCCCCGGGCGGGGGATCGGGTTGATGTTTGCCCTCGCCGGTTTGCTTGCGATAGCCACGGTGGCAGTGGCGCTGAACCATCCGAGGATCAAGAACCTCGAGACTGAAATCCCCGACTTGGAACCGGTTCGAATTTCGAACTGA
- a CDS encoding ornithine cyclodeaminase family protein produces MLKRPGLVFLTEAEVRQSLAMPEAIGLAERGIEADAAGDVAGDKFYMSVGENGFLKPFSGYMAGEEFAYVKSFSFFEGNPAQGLPATDSQVLLFDAKTGLPVALMEADWITGLKTGASTGATARRLARPDSRVATIFGAGVLGRHHADAIDHLFDLDELRIVDAVPEAAGRYVSEMAGRLKAPVRVIDSAEEAVRGADIVVTVTTGSAVNVRPEWVKPGAFVARLGSYQEVAEELFEEADRLVVDRWQYVSYRIPEMVKLIGEGRLSSGDAIEWPDIVGGRAPGRQTDSEVILFVALGIWGEYAAILPEAYRRARALGLGTVIRGG; encoded by the coding sequence GTGTTGAAGCGACCGGGTCTCGTGTTCCTGACCGAGGCAGAAGTCCGGCAATCTCTGGCCATGCCCGAGGCCATTGGATTGGCCGAGCGCGGAATCGAAGCCGATGCCGCCGGCGACGTCGCCGGAGACAAGTTCTACATGTCGGTGGGGGAGAACGGGTTCCTCAAACCCTTCTCCGGCTACATGGCCGGTGAGGAGTTCGCCTATGTGAAGAGCTTCAGCTTCTTCGAGGGCAATCCGGCCCAAGGGTTGCCGGCAACCGACTCGCAAGTTCTGCTGTTCGATGCGAAGACCGGGCTCCCGGTCGCCCTAATGGAGGCAGACTGGATCACCGGCCTCAAGACGGGTGCGTCGACCGGGGCCACGGCCCGGCGCCTGGCCCGTCCGGATTCTCGAGTTGCCACGATCTTTGGTGCCGGCGTTCTCGGCCGTCACCACGCAGACGCTATCGACCATCTCTTCGACCTCGACGAGTTGCGCATCGTCGATGCCGTCCCGGAAGCTGCCGGCCGGTATGTATCCGAGATGGCCGGCAGGCTGAAGGCGCCGGTGCGCGTTATCGACTCCGCTGAGGAAGCCGTGCGCGGGGCGGACATCGTTGTAACGGTGACGACCGGCAGTGCAGTCAACGTTCGACCGGAATGGGTCAAGCCCGGTGCATTCGTCGCTCGACTCGGCTCGTACCAGGAGGTCGCCGAGGAGTTGTTCGAAGAGGCCGATCGGCTGGTGGTGGACCGCTGGCAATATGTCAGCTACCGCATACCGGAGATGGTCAAGCTGATCGGTGAGGGTCGCTTGAGCAGCGGAGACGCGATCGAATGGCCGGACATCGTCGGTGGGCGCGCTCCCGGCAGACAGACCGACTCGGAGGTCATCCTCTTTGTGGCGCTCGGCATTTGGGGCGAATACGCGGCCATCCTCCCAGAGGCCTACAGAAGAGCACGGGCGCTCGGACTCGGCACGGTGATTCGGGGCGGGTGA
- a CDS encoding SDR family NAD(P)-dependent oxidoreductase, whose amino-acid sequence MTPALFSLDERVALVTGAGSPSGIGFACARLIGELGASVMITSTTDRIHERVLELQKSGIDAGGSFGDLTDERYADELIAETVEAFGRLDILVNNAGMTSVSLPGEAEAGELATLPTEVWRASLRRNLDTAFLVSRAAVPHMLENQWGRIINVSSVTGPVMAMRADPAYAASKAALEGLTRSIAVDYARYGITANAVAPGWIATGSQTEDEVGQGLATPMGRSAAPDEVAAAVAWLATPGAAYTTGQSIIVDGGNSVSEERS is encoded by the coding sequence GTGACACCCGCACTCTTCTCGCTCGACGAACGCGTGGCCCTGGTGACGGGAGCCGGCAGCCCGTCGGGTATCGGCTTCGCTTGCGCCCGCCTCATCGGAGAGCTCGGCGCGAGTGTCATGATCACATCGACAACCGACCGCATCCACGAACGAGTCTTGGAACTGCAGAAATCCGGGATCGACGCAGGAGGCTCGTTCGGCGATCTCACCGACGAGCGGTACGCCGACGAACTGATCGCAGAAACGGTCGAGGCGTTTGGGAGACTCGACATCCTGGTCAACAACGCCGGAATGACGAGCGTGAGCCTTCCCGGCGAAGCCGAAGCAGGAGAACTGGCCACGCTCCCCACCGAGGTTTGGCGGGCATCCCTCAGACGCAACCTGGACACCGCTTTCCTGGTTTCCCGTGCCGCCGTCCCCCACATGCTCGAGAACCAGTGGGGTCGGATCATCAACGTGTCGAGTGTCACCGGGCCGGTCATGGCGATGCGGGCCGACCCGGCCTACGCCGCCTCGAAAGCGGCCCTCGAAGGGCTGACCCGCTCGATCGCCGTCGACTACGCCCGGTACGGAATCACCGCCAACGCGGTTGCCCCGGGATGGATTGCGACGGGCTCCCAGACGGAGGATGAAGTCGGACAGGGACTCGCCACGCCAATGGGACGAAGCGCTGCGCCGGACGAGGTGGCTGCAGCCGTCGCCTGGCTGGCCACTCCGGGAGCCGCCTACACGACCGGCCAGAGCATCATCGTCGACGGCGGGAACTCCGTCTCGGAAGAGCGAAGCTGA